Sequence from the Bacteroidota bacterium genome:
ATTGTAATGGCCGACGCTGAAAAACAAATTGAGGACAACCATCTACATGTTCTTTTTGAGAAATTTCACGCTAAAGTTAAATGATCACTGGTAAGTGAAAGGCTGCCACAACACTAAGAAACTGTTTAAAATTTATTCAATAATATTTTTATAGCTGCAAAATGAATCATTGCCTCACTTGTTTCAAGCAAATATTCAAAATCTTTACTCAATCTTCGTTGGTTTTCAAACCAAGAAAAAGTTCTTTCAATAATCCA
This genomic interval carries:
- a CDS encoding transposase, whose product is WIIERTFSWFENQRRLSKDFEYLLETSEAMIHFAAIKILLNKF